Proteins encoded by one window of Microbacterium testaceum:
- a CDS encoding ABC transporter substrate-binding protein, which produces MDNSGRRRRNAIKLVGVAAAATTLLAMAGCSSNSSGTSSDGNVTIEFAQWWEPELGDGQFRGLMDQFEKENPGIKVDLVSGPYASTKEQLFAGAASGTMPDVVGLDGAWVSDFAKQGVIADLSKLMSDSGYDESQLASQVKVDGSTYMIPVVNFVYPMFTNDGLLAQAGVSAPPSTRTEFADAAKKITALGGDVSGWVLPLSLEAPNGVQNDVMSWVWASGGSMLKDGQPDLTNSDVSSATDFIQQMWDDKVIAPGSFTMKEQDKVEEFTNGRVGMMIDSLAHINLIRQSNPDLTFSISAIPAKDGFTGERGIPYASWGIGVAENSEHKDAAFKLVQFLMGKDVNSELSTMAKAFPGNTESVPTFVEDDALFKTAFDIYKKGYPANEFTGLPVAEELMRQFGTEFQSALDGQESMSDALKKTQDEWTSEF; this is translated from the coding sequence ATGGACAACAGCGGGCGCCGGCGTCGGAACGCCATCAAGCTCGTCGGTGTCGCAGCAGCGGCCACGACCCTCCTGGCGATGGCGGGGTGCTCGTCGAACAGCTCGGGCACGTCCTCCGACGGGAACGTCACGATCGAGTTCGCCCAGTGGTGGGAGCCCGAGCTGGGAGACGGACAGTTCCGCGGGCTCATGGATCAGTTCGAAAAAGAGAACCCGGGCATCAAGGTCGACTTGGTGAGCGGACCCTACGCCTCCACCAAGGAGCAGCTGTTCGCCGGGGCGGCATCGGGCACGATGCCCGACGTCGTCGGCCTCGACGGCGCGTGGGTCAGCGACTTCGCCAAGCAGGGCGTCATTGCCGACCTCTCGAAGCTCATGAGCGACTCCGGCTACGACGAGAGCCAGCTCGCCAGTCAGGTCAAGGTCGACGGCAGCACGTACATGATCCCGGTGGTCAATTTCGTCTACCCCATGTTCACGAACGACGGCCTGCTCGCCCAGGCCGGAGTGTCGGCCCCGCCGTCGACGCGGACCGAGTTCGCCGACGCGGCCAAGAAGATCACGGCCCTCGGCGGCGACGTGTCGGGCTGGGTGCTCCCGTTGTCGCTCGAAGCCCCCAACGGCGTGCAGAACGACGTCATGTCGTGGGTCTGGGCCTCGGGCGGCTCGATGCTCAAGGACGGCCAGCCCGACCTGACCAACAGTGACGTGTCATCGGCCACCGACTTCATCCAGCAGATGTGGGATGACAAGGTCATCGCCCCGGGTTCCTTCACGATGAAGGAGCAGGACAAGGTCGAGGAGTTCACCAACGGTCGCGTCGGCATGATGATCGACTCGCTCGCGCACATCAACCTCATCCGTCAGTCCAACCCGGATCTCACATTCTCGATCTCGGCGATCCCCGCGAAGGACGGGTTCACCGGCGAGCGCGGGATCCCCTACGCCTCGTGGGGCATCGGCGTCGCCGAGAACTCCGAGCACAAGGACGCCGCTTTCAAGCTGGTTCAGTTCCTGATGGGCAAGGACGTCAACAGCGAGCTGTCGACCATGGCCAAGGCCTTCCCGGGCAACACCGAGAGCGTGCCGACCTTCGTCGAAGACGACGCGCTGTTCAAGACCGCCTTCGACATCTACAAGAAGGGCTACCCGGCGAACGAGTTCACCGGTCTGCCCGTCGCAGAGGAACTGATGCGCCAGTTCGGCACGGAGTTCCAGTCGGCGCTCGACGGCCAGGAGTCGATGAGCGACGCCCTCAAGAAGACGCAGGACGAATGGACGTCGGAGTTCTGA
- a CDS encoding ketose-bisphosphate aldolase encodes MLYTGKSILDVANAHSFAIPAFNISDWAMFTGIMDISEEKNAPVIIAIHPDEVSHITTDLIPAMHARAHRSSVPVAIHWDHGGTYEQIITAIKAGFTSVMIDASLEPFEQNVALTRKVVEAAHAVGVQVEGELGTIGANDSYGESGAAEIIYTNVDDAVRFVEQTGVDSLAIAIGTSHGLYPAEKNPELRHDLLEQIKAAVGIPLVLHGGSSNPDAELARAVSLGINKINISSDIKVAYHDRMREVLGTDRRLREPNAIQPECIAAMKVTAAEKIDLFGAAGKADLY; translated from the coding sequence GTGCTTTACACCGGCAAGTCCATCCTCGACGTCGCCAACGCCCACAGCTTCGCCATCCCGGCCTTCAACATCAGCGACTGGGCGATGTTCACCGGGATCATGGACATCAGCGAGGAGAAGAACGCTCCGGTCATCATCGCCATCCACCCCGACGAGGTCTCGCACATCACCACCGACCTGATCCCGGCGATGCACGCCCGCGCGCACCGCTCGAGCGTGCCCGTGGCCATCCACTGGGACCACGGCGGAACGTACGAGCAGATCATCACCGCGATCAAGGCCGGCTTCACCTCGGTCATGATCGACGCCTCGCTCGAGCCGTTCGAGCAGAACGTGGCGCTCACCCGCAAGGTCGTCGAGGCCGCCCACGCCGTGGGCGTGCAGGTCGAGGGGGAGCTCGGAACCATCGGCGCGAACGACAGCTACGGAGAGTCGGGCGCGGCCGAGATCATCTACACCAACGTCGACGATGCGGTGCGCTTCGTCGAGCAGACCGGGGTCGACAGCCTCGCCATCGCCATCGGCACCTCGCACGGGCTCTACCCGGCCGAGAAGAACCCCGAGCTGCGCCACGACCTGCTCGAGCAGATCAAGGCGGCCGTCGGCATCCCGCTCGTGCTGCACGGCGGCTCGAGCAACCCCGATGCCGAGCTCGCCCGCGCGGTGTCGCTCGGCATCAACAAGATCAACATCTCGAGCGACATCAAGGTGGCGTACCACGACCGTATGCGCGAGGTACTCGGCACCGATCGCCGTCTGCGCGAGCCCAACGCCATCCAGCCCGAGTGCATCGCGGCGATGAAGGTCACGGCCGCTGAGAAGATCGACCTGTTCGGCGCCGCCGGCAAGGCCGACCTCTACTGA
- a CDS encoding DeoR/GlpR family DNA-binding transcription regulator — MDASTATVKRRLPAGRKAELAAYVAESGQVTVVDLASHFGVSIDTVRRDLDQLDREGIVVRTHGGAVSAMSVPGRDRGLDVRLQMQISEKERIAALAADLVEDGSVLMLNAGTTTLAVARALRNHRNLTIATNNLRIPAEISPSVFRDLYIFGGAVRTITQATTGPVTLAMNSHTPEVDIRCDYALIAVGAVDGSGFSTSNLGDATMMSEMIQRADRTAILADSSKLDRRLFAQVAPLDKADYLITDAEPSPELAAALADAGVTVLTP; from the coding sequence ATGGACGCATCCACAGCCACGGTCAAGCGGCGCCTCCCGGCCGGGCGCAAGGCCGAGCTCGCGGCGTACGTCGCCGAATCAGGTCAGGTGACCGTCGTCGACCTCGCCTCGCACTTCGGCGTCTCGATCGACACAGTCCGCCGCGACCTCGACCAGCTCGATCGCGAGGGGATCGTCGTCCGCACCCACGGCGGCGCCGTGAGCGCGATGTCGGTACCCGGTCGCGATCGCGGACTCGACGTGCGGCTGCAGATGCAGATCTCCGAGAAGGAGCGCATCGCCGCCCTGGCCGCCGACCTCGTCGAAGACGGATCGGTGCTGATGCTCAACGCCGGGACCACGACGCTCGCGGTCGCCCGTGCCCTGCGCAACCACCGCAACCTGACGATCGCGACGAACAACCTGCGCATCCCCGCCGAGATCTCGCCCAGCGTCTTCCGCGATCTCTACATCTTCGGCGGCGCCGTCCGCACCATCACCCAGGCGACCACCGGGCCGGTGACCCTGGCGATGAACTCCCACACACCCGAAGTCGACATCCGCTGCGACTACGCGCTCATTGCCGTCGGCGCCGTCGACGGATCGGGTTTCTCGACGAGCAACCTCGGCGACGCCACCATGATGAGCGAGATGATCCAGCGTGCGGATCGCACCGCCATCCTCGCCGACTCCTCGAAGCTCGACCGCCGCCTCTTCGCCCAGGTCGCCCCGCTCGACAAAGCCGACTACCTCATCACCGACGCCGAGCCCTCACCCGAGCTGGCGGCCGCCCTCGCCGACGCCGGAGTCACCGTCCTGACCCCCTGA
- a CDS encoding phosphatase PAP2 family protein yields the protein MDATTDEPAILPDRPRVDARRPVALIVGVVATVLFVALRVAVDLDGGAPLAFDQWWDDAMAALANPVAVIIAWIPATVGGTIGMIVIGISTTIVFLLVKRPWDALNVAGAIALVVLIGAPLASMIARARPSDSLAETQATSFPSGHTAVATTIAITLALILRRGWVWAAGAVWVLLMMWSRTYLHAHWLSDVTAGFLEGVAVSTLVWALVEVWRVRRAQRVVGASA from the coding sequence ATGGATGCCACCACCGACGAACCAGCGATCCTGCCCGATCGACCGAGGGTCGACGCGCGTCGCCCCGTCGCCCTGATCGTGGGCGTGGTCGCGACGGTGCTTTTCGTGGCGCTGCGCGTGGCCGTGGACCTCGACGGCGGCGCTCCGTTGGCCTTCGACCAGTGGTGGGATGACGCGATGGCCGCGCTGGCGAATCCCGTGGCGGTGATCATCGCGTGGATCCCGGCCACCGTCGGCGGAACGATCGGCATGATCGTCATCGGCATCTCGACCACGATCGTCTTCCTCCTGGTGAAGCGGCCGTGGGATGCCCTCAACGTCGCGGGGGCGATCGCGCTCGTCGTGCTCATCGGCGCTCCGCTCGCGTCCATGATCGCCCGCGCCCGACCGTCCGATTCTCTCGCCGAGACCCAGGCGACCTCGTTCCCCTCGGGGCACACCGCCGTGGCGACCACCATCGCGATCACCCTGGCTCTCATCCTGCGCCGCGGGTGGGTCTGGGCGGCCGGTGCGGTGTGGGTGCTGCTGATGATGTGGAGTCGCACGTACCTCCACGCGCACTGGCTCTCCGACGTGACGGCGGGGTTCCTGGAGGGTGTGGCGGTGTCGACCTTGGTGTGGGCTCTCGTCGAAGTGTGGCGAGTGCGTCGCGCGCAACGGGTGGTCGGCGCGTCCGCGTGA
- a CDS encoding carbohydrate ABC transporter permease: MALTTPARPRATRTATRRRFAQAGVLVGLLIGAVFAAGPVLWMLSSSFKSNTQIFELPPRLITDTFSLDAYISIFTNPETVRFFINSYVVAGAVTILTLLVAIQAAYAFSRFEFRGKRIVNVIIVSVQAVPPITLLIPYFGLMVGLGLYNTYPGLIFTYMVFTLPYAIIMMTGYFNTLPRELDEAVRVDGAGSFTALWRVLVPISIPGIVSVGIYTFMIAWNEFLFALTLTRTIDMRTVPIGIQLLMGQHSYEWNQIMAMSILGSIPVLVLFLFFQRFFISGLTAGSVKS, encoded by the coding sequence ATGGCCCTGACCACCCCCGCGCGCCCGCGCGCCACCCGCACGGCCACGCGCCGTCGCTTCGCCCAAGCCGGCGTGCTCGTCGGCCTGCTCATCGGCGCGGTGTTCGCCGCAGGTCCCGTGCTGTGGATGCTGTCGAGCTCGTTCAAGTCGAACACGCAGATCTTCGAGCTGCCGCCGCGGCTGATCACCGACACGTTCTCGCTCGACGCGTACATCTCGATCTTCACCAACCCCGAGACGGTGCGGTTCTTCATCAACAGCTACGTCGTGGCGGGAGCGGTGACGATCCTCACGCTCCTGGTCGCGATTCAGGCCGCCTACGCGTTCAGCCGCTTCGAGTTCCGGGGCAAGCGGATCGTCAACGTCATCATCGTCAGCGTCCAAGCGGTCCCGCCCATCACGCTGCTCATCCCGTACTTCGGCCTGATGGTCGGGCTCGGCCTCTACAACACCTATCCGGGCCTGATCTTCACGTACATGGTGTTCACGCTGCCCTACGCGATCATCATGATGACCGGGTACTTCAACACGCTCCCGAGGGAGCTCGACGAGGCGGTCCGCGTCGACGGCGCCGGCTCCTTCACGGCCCTGTGGCGCGTGCTCGTGCCGATCTCGATCCCGGGCATCGTCTCGGTGGGCATCTACACGTTCATGATCGCGTGGAACGAGTTCCTCTTCGCCCTGACCCTCACGCGCACCATCGACATGCGCACGGTGCCCATCGGCATCCAGTTGCTCATGGGCCAGCACTCCTACGAGTGGAACCAGATCATGGCGATGAGCATCCTCGGCTCGATCCCGGTGCTGGTGCTCTTCCTCTTCTTCCAACGCTTCTTCATCAGCGGCCTCACGGCCGGCTCGGTGAAGAGCTGA
- a CDS encoding DUF1206 domain-containing protein, which yields MTSASASASAAADKAQDSTAFRVAARVGYVVLGLLHLLIGVIAISIATGSGGESADQSGALGQVAQAPAGMLLLWVIVIGLAALAVWQVAEAVAERDPDGKKRWAHRAKDVGTAVAYGAIAVTAFTVVSGGRSDSGEQTRTLSAQLMATPAGVVLLVIIGVAVAVIGVAFVVRGVTKAFMKNISSPGGTAGRGIRTFGMVGYVAKGIAVGVAGILFLVAAFAHDPNAAGGLDAALRSLAGLPFGQIVLWLVGAGLVVYGLFCFARARYARM from the coding sequence ATGACTTCCGCCTCCGCCTCTGCTTCCGCCGCCGCCGACAAAGCGCAGGACTCCACCGCGTTCCGCGTGGCGGCGCGCGTCGGCTACGTGGTGCTGGGCCTGCTGCACCTGCTCATCGGGGTGATCGCGATCTCGATCGCCACCGGCAGCGGCGGTGAGAGCGCCGACCAGAGCGGGGCGCTCGGGCAGGTCGCGCAGGCTCCCGCGGGGATGCTGCTGCTGTGGGTCATCGTGATCGGCCTCGCCGCCCTCGCCGTCTGGCAGGTCGCCGAAGCCGTCGCCGAGCGCGACCCGGACGGCAAGAAGCGCTGGGCGCACCGCGCCAAGGACGTGGGGACCGCCGTCGCCTACGGGGCGATCGCCGTCACCGCTTTCACCGTCGTCTCGGGCGGCCGCTCCGACTCGGGGGAGCAGACGCGCACCCTGAGCGCCCAGCTGATGGCGACGCCCGCCGGAGTCGTGCTCCTCGTGATCATCGGCGTGGCGGTGGCCGTCATCGGTGTCGCCTTCGTCGTCCGCGGCGTCACCAAGGCGTTCATGAAGAACATCTCGAGCCCCGGCGGGACGGCGGGACGCGGCATCCGGACCTTCGGCATGGTGGGCTACGTCGCCAAGGGCATCGCGGTGGGCGTCGCGGGGATCCTCTTCCTGGTCGCGGCGTTCGCGCACGACCCGAACGCGGCCGGCGGGCTCGACGCGGCGCTGCGCTCGCTGGCGGGGCTGCCCTTCGGTCAGATCGTGCTCTGGCTCGTGGGCGCCGGGCTCGTCGTGTACGGCCTGTTCTGTTTCGCTCGCGCGCGCTACGCGCGCATGTGA
- a CDS encoding TetR/AcrR family transcriptional regulator: MARPSQPKLSREAIARAALALVDRDGTDGASIRRVADRLKVHPTSLYNHVPNLAALIEDVRALVSSRIDSSFLREREWEEGLALWARSYRDAFRRHPKTIPLLMSHSSSTPLLMSQYEDFAIAAERAGWTSDDILPLLTAFESFILGSVLDMSGPSVMFDPTGQEADVPRFAAAYATLERHDPADPVATRAFELGLSLLIAGARPRPAA; the protein is encoded by the coding sequence GTGGCCCGGCCGTCCCAGCCCAAGCTCTCGCGCGAGGCGATCGCCCGCGCCGCCCTCGCCCTCGTCGACCGCGACGGGACCGACGGCGCGAGCATCCGCCGGGTCGCCGACCGCCTCAAGGTGCACCCGACCTCGCTCTACAACCACGTCCCCAACCTCGCCGCGCTCATCGAGGACGTGCGAGCGCTGGTCTCCTCGCGCATCGACTCGTCGTTCCTGCGGGAGCGCGAATGGGAGGAGGGGCTGGCGCTGTGGGCCCGGTCGTACCGCGACGCCTTCCGCCGGCATCCGAAGACGATCCCCCTGCTCATGTCGCACAGCTCGTCGACGCCGCTGCTGATGTCGCAGTACGAGGACTTCGCCATCGCCGCAGAGCGCGCGGGGTGGACGAGCGACGACATCCTGCCCCTGCTCACGGCGTTCGAATCGTTCATCCTCGGCAGCGTGCTCGACATGAGCGGCCCGTCGGTGATGTTCGACCCCACCGGACAAGAGGCGGACGTGCCGCGCTTCGCCGCGGCCTATGCCACTCTCGAGCGCCACGACCCGGCCGATCCGGTCGCCACGCGGGCATTCGAACTCGGCCTCTCGCTGCTGATCGCGGGAGCCCGCCCCCGCCCTGCCGCGTGA
- a CDS encoding amidohydrolase, which translates to MAIVFTGGTIRIDGHEADVDRLVVVDGAVAEARHPLPDDAEHIDLEGGLLLPAFGDGHAHPLLAGRERTGPALRDAGSVDEIVERVRAWGARSDAPWLIGGSYDATVVPGGMFDARWLDAAVPDRPVVLHAWDYHTAWVNTAALREAGVDADTPDPELGRLVRRADGSPSGTLVERPAIDLVLNRAPRPSMRDDVEALAAATEVLAAHGIAWVQEAWTETHDVPAWIAAARSGRLRVDVDLALRADPARWPDHLDELVRIAAIVRGEPGLTCRTVKFFVDGIVENRTAHLLECYHDARTRGLPNWDPDQLVDAVAACDAAGFDVHLHAIGDAAVRAALDAAEGIRESVRRGRRFTIAHAQVIDPVDLPRLADLDVTFCFQPQWAMADAVMTELTLPRLGPLRERQYRMRAAHDAGARLSFGSDWPVTSPDVLLGLRTAVTRQDPDGQPAGGWQPDERLTVSEAIDAATSGVAHQAGDHATRGTLRPGMRADLVWLDRDVRRGPADRIADARIRGTWRRGIRTF; encoded by the coding sequence ATGGCGATCGTCTTCACGGGCGGAACGATTCGGATCGACGGGCACGAAGCCGACGTCGATCGACTCGTCGTCGTCGACGGTGCGGTGGCCGAGGCTCGGCATCCGCTGCCCGACGACGCCGAGCACATCGACCTCGAGGGCGGGCTGCTGCTGCCCGCTTTCGGCGATGGTCACGCGCACCCGCTGCTCGCCGGTCGAGAGCGCACCGGCCCTGCCCTGCGCGACGCCGGCAGCGTCGACGAGATCGTCGAGCGCGTCCGCGCGTGGGGCGCGCGCAGCGACGCCCCCTGGCTCATCGGCGGAAGCTACGACGCCACCGTCGTCCCCGGCGGGATGTTCGACGCGCGCTGGCTCGACGCGGCCGTTCCCGACCGCCCGGTCGTGCTGCACGCGTGGGATTACCACACCGCCTGGGTCAACACCGCGGCGCTGCGAGAAGCGGGAGTGGATGCCGACACCCCCGACCCCGAGCTCGGACGACTCGTGCGCCGAGCCGACGGATCCCCGTCGGGAACCCTCGTCGAGCGTCCGGCGATCGACCTGGTCCTCAACCGCGCCCCCCGCCCCTCGATGCGCGACGACGTCGAGGCGCTCGCCGCGGCCACCGAAGTTCTCGCGGCCCACGGAATCGCCTGGGTGCAGGAAGCGTGGACCGAGACGCACGACGTTCCGGCCTGGATCGCCGCGGCGCGGTCCGGACGCCTGCGGGTCGACGTCGATCTGGCCCTGCGGGCCGATCCGGCACGGTGGCCCGACCATCTCGACGAGCTCGTTCGGATCGCGGCGATCGTCCGGGGCGAGCCCGGGCTCACCTGCCGCACGGTGAAGTTCTTCGTCGACGGCATCGTCGAGAACCGTACGGCCCACCTGCTCGAGTGCTACCACGACGCTCGAACACGGGGACTTCCCAACTGGGATCCCGATCAGCTCGTCGACGCGGTCGCCGCGTGCGACGCCGCCGGTTTCGATGTGCACCTGCACGCGATCGGCGACGCGGCCGTCCGCGCCGCCCTCGACGCCGCCGAGGGGATCCGCGAGAGCGTGCGCCGCGGTCGGCGGTTCACCATCGCGCACGCGCAGGTGATCGACCCCGTCGACCTGCCGCGGCTCGCCGACCTCGACGTGACGTTCTGCTTCCAACCGCAGTGGGCGATGGCCGACGCGGTCATGACCGAGTTGACGCTGCCGCGCCTCGGCCCCCTCCGCGAGCGGCAGTACCGCATGCGCGCGGCCCACGACGCGGGAGCCCGCCTCAGTTTCGGCAGCGACTGGCCCGTCACCTCACCCGACGTGCTGCTCGGCCTGCGCACCGCCGTCACCCGTCAAGACCCCGACGGTCAGCCGGCCGGGGGCTGGCAGCCCGACGAACGTCTCACCGTCTCCGAAGCCATCGACGCCGCCACGAGCGGCGTGGCCCACCAGGCCGGCGATCACGCCACCCGCGGGACCCTGCGTCCAGGCATGCGCGCCGACCTCGTCTGGCTCGACCGCGACGTGCGCCGCGGCCCCGCCGACCGCATCGCCGATGCCCGAATCCGGGGCACCTGGCGACGCGGCATCCGCACCTTCTGA
- a CDS encoding APC family permease produces the protein MSSSDTSLRRVMGVPSLVIFGLAYMVPLTVFTTYGLVAVTTGGHVPTAYLVTLVAMLFTAFSYAALVKAFPRAGSAYTYARRAFGGTVGFLTGWSLMIDYLLLPLINYVLMGIYLNAQFPGIPPWVFALAGVLLITGLNIVGITVVRNANLVLVGLQLVFAAVFVVCAVLHVAQNPGVSLLQPLYDAGLTFPGLLAGAAMLALSFLGFDAISTLSEEARDAERTVPRAIILTTIIGGLIFTVIAYVSTLVIPNVADIENPDAAANQIMEVAAGRWLEVFFLVAYIAGCIAAALASQASVSRILFAMGRDGVLPRFFARLSRRYQTPIGAAIFVGVVSLAALFADLNTVASLISFGALAAFSLVNLSVIKHFLVDERRRGAAAVLRFGVLPALGFALTAWLWFSLSALALTVGLVWIGVGIVWLAVLTRGFRRRPPEVEFDDEAPAPERVVA, from the coding sequence ATGTCCTCATCCGACACCTCGCTGCGGCGAGTCATGGGAGTCCCCTCTCTCGTCATCTTCGGCTTGGCGTACATGGTGCCCCTCACCGTGTTCACCACCTACGGCCTCGTCGCCGTCACCACCGGCGGTCACGTGCCGACCGCCTACCTCGTCACCCTCGTGGCGATGCTGTTCACCGCGTTCAGCTACGCCGCCCTCGTCAAGGCGTTCCCGCGCGCGGGCAGCGCCTACACCTACGCCCGGCGCGCGTTCGGCGGCACCGTCGGCTTCCTCACCGGCTGGTCGCTCATGATCGACTACCTGCTGCTCCCGCTCATCAACTACGTGCTGATGGGCATCTACCTCAACGCGCAGTTCCCCGGCATCCCGCCGTGGGTGTTCGCCCTCGCCGGCGTGCTGCTCATCACGGGTCTCAACATCGTCGGTATCACGGTTGTGCGGAACGCCAATCTCGTCCTGGTCGGCCTGCAGCTGGTGTTCGCGGCCGTCTTCGTCGTGTGCGCCGTGCTGCACGTCGCGCAGAACCCCGGTGTTTCGCTGCTGCAGCCGCTCTACGACGCGGGCCTCACCTTCCCGGGCCTGCTCGCGGGAGCCGCGATGCTCGCCCTGTCGTTCCTCGGTTTCGACGCGATCTCGACCCTCTCCGAAGAGGCCCGCGACGCCGAGCGCACCGTGCCTCGCGCGATCATCCTCACCACGATCATCGGCGGACTCATCTTCACCGTGATCGCCTACGTGTCCACTCTGGTGATCCCGAACGTGGCCGACATCGAGAATCCGGATGCCGCGGCCAACCAGATCATGGAGGTCGCCGCCGGGCGCTGGCTCGAGGTCTTCTTCCTCGTCGCGTACATCGCCGGGTGCATCGCGGCGGCCCTCGCCTCGCAGGCGAGCGTCTCGCGCATCCTCTTCGCGATGGGGCGCGACGGCGTGCTGCCGCGCTTCTTCGCCCGACTGAGCCGGCGCTATCAGACGCCGATCGGTGCGGCGATCTTCGTCGGCGTGGTCTCGCTGGCCGCGCTCTTCGCAGACCTGAACACGGTGGCATCCCTCATCAGCTTCGGAGCCCTCGCCGCGTTCTCGCTCGTCAACTTGTCGGTGATCAAGCACTTCCTCGTCGACGAGCGTCGTCGGGGAGCAGCGGCCGTGCTGCGCTTCGGCGTGCTGCCCGCCCTCGGCTTCGCGCTCACCGCGTGGCTGTGGTTCAGCCTGTCGGCGCTGGCGCTCACGGTCGGTCTCGTGTGGATCGGCGTGGGCATCGTGTGGCTCGCGGTGCTGACCCGTGGGTTCCGCCGCCGCCCGCCCGAGGTGGAGTTCGACGACGAGGCACCCGCGCCGGAGCGCGTGGTCGCCTGA
- a CDS encoding carbohydrate ABC transporter permease, with amino-acid sequence MTMRTLTPPDTELIVTGRPASRRTRQLRKAGEAYVFLSPTLILLFVLMIVPIVMVIGYSFQDNVILNKSPDLVGADNYVAILTDPGFWKATGNTLFFTLTSVAAHLVLGLSFALLLNSRLIGAVPRAIFRGLYVLPWLFTVAVIAVLWRMLLAPNGIVNFLLNTNIEWLASPQLALGTVTFINIWAGYPFFMVSLLAGLQGIPSDLYEAATVDGASPVQRFWNVTVPQLRPIIVSLVLLDLIWTSQQFALIWLTTGGGPIDVTEMLSTFTYKLAFAKYDFSMASTSAVLVLAMSMIVAVLYVRHQKARD; translated from the coding sequence ATGACCATGCGCACCCTCACGCCCCCCGATACCGAGCTGATCGTCACCGGACGGCCCGCCTCGCGCCGCACCCGGCAGCTCCGCAAGGCCGGCGAGGCATACGTCTTCCTCTCACCGACCCTCATCCTTCTCTTCGTCCTGATGATCGTCCCGATCGTCATGGTGATCGGGTACTCCTTCCAGGACAACGTGATCCTGAACAAGAGCCCCGACCTGGTGGGGGCCGACAACTACGTCGCGATCCTCACCGACCCGGGCTTCTGGAAGGCCACCGGCAACACCCTCTTCTTCACCCTCACCAGCGTCGCCGCGCACCTCGTGCTCGGACTGTCGTTCGCCCTGCTGCTGAACAGCCGACTGATCGGCGCCGTCCCCCGGGCGATCTTTCGCGGCCTCTACGTCTTGCCGTGGCTGTTCACGGTGGCCGTGATCGCGGTGCTGTGGCGCATGCTGCTCGCCCCCAACGGCATCGTCAACTTCCTGCTGAACACGAACATCGAGTGGCTCGCCTCGCCGCAGCTCGCTCTCGGCACCGTCACCTTCATCAACATCTGGGCCGGCTACCCCTTCTTCATGGTGAGCCTGCTCGCGGGTCTCCAGGGCATTCCGAGCGATCTGTACGAGGCCGCCACCGTCGACGGCGCCAGCCCCGTCCAACGGTTCTGGAACGTCACCGTTCCGCAGCTGCGCCCGATCATCGTCAGCCTCGTGCTGCTCGACCTGATCTGGACCTCCCAGCAGTTCGCGCTCATCTGGCTGACCACGGGCGGCGGTCCGATCGACGTCACCGAGATGCTCAGCACCTTCACCTACAAGCTCGCGTTCGCGAAGTACGACTTCTCGATGGCCTCCACCTCGGCGGTGCTGGTCCTGGCGATGTCGATGATCGTCGCGGTGCTCTACGTCCGCCACCAGAAGGCGAGGGACTGA